The Cucurbita pepo subsp. pepo cultivar mu-cu-16 chromosome LG18, ASM280686v2, whole genome shotgun sequence nucleotide sequence TGGGTTGGTGTTACTTTGTCTTATCCTTATTTAGGGtcgtttttaattaatatctcGAAGATTTTATTGGTTATTAAGTACTAAAATCCAATTTTTGTTcctttataataatatataaatgttACAATACAAATAAACTAATGAAGtatatataaaagagaaaTTCAAAAGGTTTATGTTCTTCCCTTTTGgcactcaaatttcaaaaccctttttgtcctttttgcatttaaatttattattcctCCCATCTTCATAATTAACATTTAACTACAGGTTAGTGCTTATTAATCACAACAACTAAAAGTTAgtgaatattaatttatacGAAGGTGTAAACTTGTCATTTGCCTGGGAATTCGTAAATTTTGGTAGTATTTTCGAGACAAAACATTTCATTGGTCTCTCGGTCTAGTAGTACAACAACTCAGACACTCAATATAGATAAGTAATATAGATAAGGATAGGATGCTCACACACTCGATAAGGATGAACATAAATAAGATGAATATTAGTAaaaggttttattgatgatgggtaaaaaaaacattttgacCACtcatgaaatatatatatatatttactaaatatctACGGTATATCTTAACAAATCTTCACTATAAATAGTTCAATATCCCAACAACCAAGACCGTCACAAAACAGGCATAGTGATTCAAACGTTTTTGACAAGTTTGAGGAACACCCAAGAGCCAAACCTTAATTTATGTCTGTTCCCAATTCCAAAAGGGTCTAAATAGAAACACTCGAATAGTTCCTGCCACTTCCAATCTATTGTTCTGTCTTATCCATTTACCATCATCGCCCTCTCATCCTCTTATCATTCTCCACTAAACATCTCCTCTATATAATAACTCTCTTCATTCAATTCACCCCAATCACTTCAATTATTCACTAATTGTTGGGTTTGCTCTAATGGGTTCCTTCAAATGTGATCAAAATGTGAGCTTTGCTGCTCCTAGGGCGTTTGGGAAGAGGCTGAAATCGGATCTGAAAGAGACGTTTTTCCCTGATGATCCGTTCAGGCAGTTTGGAGATGGCGGAGGGGCTGTGCAGCGAGTGAAAAAGGTCCTCAAATATTTCATCCCCATATTGGAATGGCTTCCTAAATACAACTTGAGTATGTTTAAGTATGATTTGCTTGCTGGTATTACCATTACTAGCCTCGCTATTCCCCAAGGCATCAGCTACGCCAAGCTCGCCACCCTCCCTCCCATCATTGGCCTTTGTGAGTCCCATTCCCCTTGCCTAATTTAAAACGTTGTCTAATTAGAGCAATTTAATGACTCTctacaattgtatgatattgttagATTCTAGCTTCGTTCCTCCGCTTGTATATGCGGTGTTTGGAAGCTCCAAGCATCTGGCGGTAGGGACGGTGGCAGCATGTTCCTTGCTCATATCGCAAATCATCGGACGAGTGGCTTCGCCGGAAGAAGAACCCACATTGTATCTCCACTTGGTTTTCACCGCCACCCTTGTTACCGGTGTCTTTCAGGCCACCTTAGGCTTTCTACGGTGCGACCCAACTCGACCCCACAATTCAAAATGTGAATTCAACTTataaaaatccaatttttgaTCGTTTGTGTTGGTTTTTCGATGAACAGACTGGGAATTTTGGTGGATTTCTTATCGCACTCGACAATTCTTGGGTTTATGGGAGGGACGGCTGTGATCATTTCCCTGCAACAGCTGAAAGGCATGCTTGGACTCACTCATTTCACCTCTAAAACTGACGTTTTTTCGGTACTTCACGCAGTGTTCACCCGTACAAATGAGGTTGGtttgtttcttccttttatattttcttttcagttcAGCTTCACCTCTAAAACGTTAACTTTTCTGTTGTTTCGTATCCTTTGTTTGGCTGCAGTGGAAATGGCAAAGTGCTGTCGTCGGCATCGTCttccttctattccttcaGTTTACAAGGTTCCTGGTAAGcaacttttctttctcttctctatcTTTTCTTAGGAATAAGAGAGGATTAGCCGAAGGTGGCCCCCACAATCCTCGAGAATTATTAgttcgaacaaaatacactataCACCATCCCTTGAGACCTATGGAACTTTAGaacaacctctccttaatcaaggcttgaCTCATTTTCTCGAGTCTTCGAACGAAATATaccaccatttgttcgacatttgagtcaATTTTTACTACACCATCGAGGcttacaacttttttgtttgtaattgCGGCTCTACACGATGCTTTGTGCTTCCCCCAAAAAAGACCTTAGATAGAGAGATGagtccttatttataaactcatgattattTCTAGTCAAGGTGTGACTCCCTTTCAACCATCCGACATCTTTCTctaaaatggttttttttttttttttttttttttttttttttttttttttttttttttttttttttttttNtttttttttttttttttttttttttttttttttttgtgtggtTAAACAGAGAAACAGAAACCCCAAGCTATTCTGGGTGTCAGCGATGGCTCCCATGGTAACAGTGGTAGTCGGGTGTTTGTTTGCTTATTTCATCAATGGAAGTCAGCATGGAATCTTAACTGTATGATCATTACTTTTTCACTATTTGGAGACTTTTCTTAGCTTCTTTTGATTATGATGTAATAACCCAGTTGGTATCACCGAACAGGTGGGTCACTTGAGCAAAGGAATAAACCCTGTTTCCATTCACTTCCTCAACTTCGACTCCAAATATATATCAGTTGTCGTACAAACTGGCTTGATCACTGCCCTTGTGGCTTTGGCTGTAACTTCTTGGATCTCTCcctttttcgtttttctctcaaaattcATCTTCTCTAATCTTCATTATCGTCGCCTCAGGAAGGAATAGCAATTGGTCGGAGCTTTGCAATCAtgaaaaatgaacaaatcGATGGGAACAAGGAGATGGTAGCCTTTGGTTTAATGAACATCCTCGGATCTTTCACTTCCTGCTACCTAACCACTGGTGACATAAACTATTCATTATATCAGTTACATTATGAACGATAAgttgataaaatgaaatgactTATCTTTTTTCAGGGCCTTTCTCAAAGACTGCAGTGAACTTCAATGCTGGGTGTAGGACAGCCATGTCAAACATAGTCATGGCGATCTTCATGGCTCTCACCCTCCTCTTTCTAGCTCCTCTCTTCAGCTACACACCTCTTGTAACCCTCTCCGCCATTATCATGTCCGCCATGTTTGGTCTCATCAAGTATGAAGAAATGTATCATCTTCTCAAGGTCGACAAGTTTGATTTCTGCATATGTATGGCGGCTTTTTTGGGCGTTGCTCTCTTAAGCATGGACGTTGGCATCATGCTTTCGGTCAGTGAATTATATTCATAACATAACCAAGGAGGTTTCAAAGCCTCGTCTTTCCTCATATGTTATGACTTCTTTTATCAGGTGGGACTTGCTTTGCTGAGAGCTCTGCTTTACATGGCTAGACCAGCCACTTGCAAACTCGGGAAAATAACAAACTCCAGTTTGTATAGAGACGTGGAACAGTACCCAAATGCAACAAGAACCCCTGGAATTATTGTTCTTCAACTTGGTTCCCCTGTTTATTACGCCAACGCCAACTACATCAGAGAAAGGTAATGTAAAAGTTCATTTGcgcatttcatcaaacagttTAGGCGCAAATAATGCCGCCTTTGATTAACCAGTCCGAATCTTGTGGTTTTTTCAATAGGATTTTCAGATGGGTTCGTGATGAGCAAACCATATCTGATACCAACGATGGATCCGTCGAACATGTACTGTTGGAGTTGAGCGGTAATACGCGATAAAAACCAATAATTCAGTCCAGAATGAATTTGACCCATTACTGAGTTTTGGTTGTTTGTACAGGAGTTACCTCCATCGACATGACAGGGATCGAAACTCTAGTTGAAATCCACAGATCATTACAAGCAAACGGAATCCAGGTAATTTCGCAGTGCCCCACCAATCCATTTCCTCTGCAAAACATCtagaaaattaatgaaatcgATATTTGATGATGAACAGATGGGAATTATAAACCCAAGAATAGTAGTGATGGAGAAGATGATAGCTTCGGATTTCACAGAAACAATCGGGAAAGAGAACATTTATTTGTCGGTAGACGATGGAGTGGAAAGGTGCAGAGATTTGGTTCCCAAATTAAAGCAAACAGATGGAAGTGGTGAAAGTTCCATTAGTTTTGCAATGGAGCAGCTGCACAGGAATTTAAATctgtaataattataatgtatTTTCTCAGTTGGGCTTATGTTTTGGGCCAAGCATTCAAATAGCTAATTGGGCCGAACATTGAAATAGCATAGT carries:
- the LOC111779753 gene encoding probable sulfate transporter 3.5, which codes for MGSFKCDQNVSFAAPRAFGKRLKSDLKETFFPDDPFRQFGDGGGAVQRVKKVLKYFIPILEWLPKYNLSMFKYDLLAGITITSLAIPQGISYAKLATLPPIIGLYSSFVPPLVYAVFGSSKHLAVGTVAACSLLISQIIGRVASPEEEPTLYLHLVFTATLVTGVFQATLGFLRLGILVDFLSHSTILGFMGGTAVIISLQQLKGMLGLTHFTSKTDVFSVLHAVFTRTNEWKWQSAVVGIVFLLFLQFTRFLRNRNPKLFWVSAMAPMVTVVVGCLFAYFINGSQHGILTVGHLSKGINPVSIHFLNFDSKYISVVVQTGLITALVALAEGIAIGRSFAIMKNEQIDGNKEMVAFGLMNILGSFTSCYLTTGPFSKTAVNFNAGCRTAMSNIVMAIFMALTLLFLAPLFSYTPLVTLSAIIMSAMFGLIKYEEMYHLLKVDKFDFCICMAAFLGVALLSMDVGIMLSVGLALLRALLYMARPATCKLGKITNSSLYRDVEQYPNATRTPGIIVLQLGSPVYYANANYIRERIFRWVRDEQTISDTNDGSVEHVLLELSGVTSIDMTGIETLVEIHRSLQANGIQMGIINPRIVVMEKMIASDFTETIGKENIYLSVDDGVERCRDLVPKLKQTDGSGESSISFAMEQLHRNLNL